In Elaeis guineensis isolate ETL-2024a chromosome 1, EG11, whole genome shotgun sequence, a genomic segment contains:
- the LOC105061053 gene encoding protein CLMP1, which produces MGKSGGRRKKGGGNPAAGQPSPAATTPTAAPNGGGAHVPDASALQQRAHELKEEGNRLFQARDYAGAVQQYDLALKLTPRGHPDRAVFHSNRAACLMQVRPVDHEAVAAECSLALQAQPRFPRALLRRARALDALRRPDLALQDVQALLEVDPSNRDALDLASRLRAALASASASSTPDPLSRPSPAALGASAVRTAAPVAGLGPSLPARPVPKRSSPPPTPAKSPVAPPNDQQHQRPPSSSLLPNGPRPKSPPKPSAAAEASSGLANNSRSQQQQLQPSIGKGSALNSAVTAGAVVTRWRPLKLVYDHDIRLAQMPAKCSFKTLREVVANRFPSSKSVLIKYKDAEGDLVTITSTAELRLAESCADQLAPPKDGKESPETNKDEKLQVLRLHIVDVSSEQEPSLPQEEEEEEEEEEDKPVEDEGLIKVDESLSHSSAGDSGLDAVDNEGVMKADQEKELPKEGTVHGKKECDHAECKEVEIDDWLFDFAQLFRNQVGIDPDAHLDLHELGMELCSEALEETVTSEEAQSLFEMAAAKFQEVAALAFFNWGNVHMCAARKRIPLDESSPKEVMAAQLQTAYDWVRERYALAGQKYEKALQIKPDFYEGLLALGQQHFETAKLHWSFALANKIDLSTWDPGETINLFNSAEEKMKAATEMWEKVEEQRINELKDPGMSKKDEVLKKRKKQGGLDGQGELSADEAAEQAAVMRSQIHLFWGNMLFERSQVEFKLGTGDWKKNLDAAVERFKLAGASEAEVSVVLKNHLSNAADVETDERKVTTSSTGASETNVKDEDNSVLEN; this is translated from the coding sequence ATGGGGAAATCCGGTGGCCGGAGGAAGAAGGGCGGAGGCAATCCGGCCGCCGGACAGCCCTCGCCCGCGGCAACGACGCCAACCGCCGCGCCCAACGGCGGCGGTGCCCATGTCCCGGATGCGTCCGCCCTGCAGCAGCGTGCGCACGAGCTCAAGGAGGAAGGGAACCGGCTGTTCCAGGCGCGGGACTACGCGGGGGCTGTTCAGCAGTACGACCTGGCTCTGAAGCTGACCCCGCGTGGCCACCCGGACCGCGCGGTCTTCCACAGCAACCGGGCGGCGTGCCTCATGCAGGTGAGGCCTGTTGACCACGAGGCCGTCGCCGCCGAGTGCTCCCTCGCCCTCCAGGCCCAGCCCCGATTCCCCCGCGCCCTCCTCCGCCGCGCCCGTGCCCTCGATGCCCTTCGCCGCCCCGACCTCGCCCTCCAGGACGTCCAGGCCCTCCTCGAGGTCGATCCCTCCAACCGCGACGCCCTCGACCTCGCCAGCCGCCTCCGTGCCGCCCTCGCATCAGCCTCCGCCTCCTCAACCCCCGACCCCCTCAGCCGCCCCTCTCCCGCCGCCCTCGGCGCCTCCGCTGTTCGCACCGCTGCTCCCGTCGCCGGCCTCGGCCCCAGCCTCCCCGCCCGCCCCGTCCCCAAACGGTCCTCCCCACCCCCGACCCCCGCCAAATCCCCCGTCGCCCCTCCTAACGACCAGCAGCACCAGCGGCCTCCAAGCTCCTCTTTACTCCCCAATGGCCCTCGGCCCAAATCCCCTCCTAAGCCTTCTGCTGCTGCTGAAGCCTCATCGGGTCTGGCTAATAATTCAAGAtcacagcagcagcagctgcaacCGAGCATCGGAAAGGGGTCTGCTTTGAATTCTGCTGTCACTGCAGGGGCGGTGGTCACTCGCTGGAGGCCTCTGAAGCTCGTCTATGACCACGACATAAGGCTTGCCCAGATGCCAGCCAAGTGCAGCTTCAAGACATTGAGAGAAGTCGTGGCGAATCGGTTCCCATCATCCAAATCGGTGCTGATCAAGTATAAGGATGCGGAAGGTGATCTTGTTACAATCACCAGCACTGCGGAGCTTAGATTGGCTGAATCTTGTGCCGATCAGCTTGCTCCTCCAAAAGATGGCAAAGAAAGCCCTGAAACAAATAAGGATGAGAAGCTTCAGGTTTTGAGGCTTCACATTGTGGATGTGAGCTCCGAGCAAGAACCTTCACTGccgcaagaagaagaagaagaagaagaagaagaagaagacaagccaGTGGAGGATGAGGGGTTGATAAAAGTGGATGAGAGCTTGTCTCATTCTTCAGCAGGGGATTCTGGGTTGGATGCAGTGGACAATGAGGGGGTCATGAAGGCGGACCAAGAGAAAGAGCTTCCAAAAGAAGGCACTGTGCATGGAAAGAAGGAATGTGATCATGCTGAGTGCAAGGAAGTTGAGATTGATGATTGGTTGTTTGATTTTGCTCAGCTGTTCCGCAATCAGGTTGGCATTGATCCAGATGCTCACTTGGACTTGCATGAGCTTGGGATGGAGCTGTGTTCTGAGGCACTTGAGGAGACAGTGACAAGTGAGGAAGCACAGAGCCTCTTTGAGATGGCTGCTGCTAAGTTCCAGGAGGTAGCTGCACTGGCTTTCTTCAATTGGGGGAACGTTCACATGTGTGCTGCACGGAAACGCATCCCTCTGGATGAGTCTTCACCCAAAGAAGTCATGGCAGCTCAGCTACAAACAGCTTATGATTGGGTCCGGGAGAGGTATGCTCTTGCTGGGCAGAAGTATGAGAAGGCCCTGCAAATCAAGCCCGACTTCTATGAAGGGTTGCTTGCCTTGGGGCAGCAGCATTTTGAGACTGCAAAGCTCCACTGGTCCTTTGCATTGGCTAATAAGATTGATCTGTCTACATGGGACCCAGGGGAGACAATCAATCTATTTAATAGTGCAGAAGAGAAGATGAAGGCTGCGACTGAGATGTGGGAGAAGGTGGAAGAGCAAAGGATTAATGAGCTTAAAGACCCTGGGATGAGCAAAAAGGATGAGGttctgaagaagaggaagaaacaaGGGGGCCTGGATGGCCAGGGGGAGTTGTCAGCTGATGAGGCGGCAGAGCAAGCTGCAGTAATGAGATCTCAGATACATCTGTTTTGGGGTAACATGCTTTTTGAGCGCTCGCAAGTGGAATTCAAGCTTGGGACTGGTGATTGGAAGAAGAATCTTGATGCAGCTGTTGAGCGCTTTAAGCTAGCTGGGGCATCAGAAGCTGAAGTCTCTGTGGTTCTGAAAAACCATTTATCCAATGCAGCTGATGTGGAGACTGATGAAAGGAAAGTAACAACATCGAGTACTGGTGCTTCTGAGACAAATGTCAAGGATGAAGATAATAGTGTGCTTGAAAATTAA